From the genome of Helicoverpa zea isolate HzStark_Cry1AcR chromosome 1, ilHelZeax1.1, whole genome shotgun sequence, one region includes:
- the LOC124635070 gene encoding uncharacterized protein LOC124635070: MSLIQSIPDLLYVILFVISLSYLTYASPPEGTDVTEAPKQRGFFHYLMQAFLERVDLNKIEGRNNNGRVKRQSSAGKLQDAAKMPGSKILMLMLSMISNMFTTDPVGGVHPMSPQNARPVVKLFKEKIIGFLFPKPGKAQN; this comes from the exons ATGTCGTTAATACAAAGTATACCTGATTTACTTTatgtgattttatttgttatcagTTTGAGTTATTTAACATACGCTTCACCTCCAGAAGGCACTGATGTGACAGAAGCTCCAAAG cAAAGAGGTTTTTTTCACTACCTAATGCAAGCTTTTCTCGAACGTGTTGACCTAAATAAGATtgaaggaagaaataataatggcAGAGTTAAGAGGCAGTCTAGCgcag GCAAATTACAGGACGCAGCCAAGATGCCTggttcaaaaatattaatgcttATGTTATCGATGATCAGCAATATGTTCACCACAGACCCCGTCGGTGGGGTACATCCAATGTCACCACAGAATGCAAGACCAGTGGTCAAGCTCTTCAAGGAAAAAATTATAGGATTCCTTTTTCCCAAACCTGGGAAGGCGCAAAATTAA